The sequence GAGACGCAGGCCACTCGATCCCGCGGCCCGCGCACCGCCTGCTCCCCCGCCTGTGCTCTGCCGCTGCCCCGCCCGCACGCTGCGCGGCAGACGGTCTCCGCAGCACGCCGCCGACGGTGTCCGAACTGTCGCGATCCTGGCGGCGCGCGCCGAGCTCTGTCACGATAGGCGGGTGACCACCGACGATGCCAGCATCCCCGCGACCAGCCCGCAGACCTCTCAGCACGCCCGCATCTCGAAGCGGGTCGGAGCGATCGAGCCCTCCGCGACCCTCGCCGTCGACGCCACCGCGAAGGCCCTCAAGGCCGCCGGCCGCCCCGTGATCGGCTTCGGCGCCGGTGAGCCCGATTTCCCCACCCCGCAGCACATCGTCGACGCGGCGATCGAGGCGGCGCAGGATCCGCGCAACCACCGCTACTCGGCCACCGGCGGCCTTCCCGAGCTGCGCGAGGCGCTCGCGGAGTCCTTCTCCGCGAGTACCGGCCTGGAGATCGATCCCGCCCAGGTGCTCGTGACCAACGGCGGCAAGCAGGCCGTGTTCCAGACCTTCGCGACGCTCCTGGACCCGGGCGACGAGGTGCTCCTGCCGGCCCCGTACTGGACCACCTACCCCGAGGCGATCCGGCAGACCGGCGCCACCGAGGTGCCCGTCCTGGCCGGCGTGGACCAGAACTACGTGCCCACCGTGGAGCAGCTGGAGGCGGCCCGCACCGAGCGCACCCGCGCCCTCGTGCTGTGCTCCCCCTCCAACCCCACCGGTGTGGTGCTCACGCCCGAGCAGATCGCCGAGATCGGCCGCTGGGCGCACCAGCACGGGATCTGGGTGGTGACCGACGAGATCTACCACTCCCTCACCTACGACGGCATGCCGTTCACCTCCGTGCTCGAGGCCGTGCCCGAGCTCGCCGAGACCACGGTGCTGCTGGGCGGCGTGGCGAAGTCCTTCGCGATGACCGGCTGGCGGGTGGGCTGGATGGTGGGCCCGGCGGACGTCATCAAGGCGGCCTCCAACCTGCAGTCCCACCTCACCTCGCACGTCAACAACATCGCGCAGCGGGCCGCGCTCGCGGCGCTGACCGGCCCGAGCGAGCCCGTCGAGCAGATGCGGGAGGCCTTCGACCGTCGCCGCCGCCTGATCGTCGAGAAGCTCTCCGCGGTGCCGGGCTTCACCGTGCCCACCCCCACCGGCGCGTTCTACGTGTTCCCGGACGTCTCCGGGGCGCTGGGCCGCACCCTGCGCGGCCGCGAGGTCACCACCTCGACGGAGCTGGCCACCGTGATCCTCGAGGAGGCGGAGGTCGCCGCCGTGCCCGGCGAGGCCTTCGGCGCCCCCGGTCACCTGCGCTTCTCCTACGCCCTGAACGACGACGACATCGTCGAGGGCATCGATCGGGTGGCCGCGCTGCTGGGCGAGTGAGCCGACCCGCATGACGACGGCGGAGGGCGCGGGCCGCGATCTCGCGGCGCTGCCGAAGGCGCATCTGCACCTGCACTTCACGGGGTCGATGCGCCCCTCGACGCTGTGGGAGCTCGCGGCGGAGCGCGGCATCCGCCTGCCCCGCTCGCTCACCGACGACGTCGCGCTGCAGGTCGAGCCGACGCGGCGCGGATGGTTCCGCTTCCAGCGGCAGTACGACGCCGCGCGCGCCGTGGTCGACTCCGAGGCGGCGATGCGGCGGATCCTCCACGAGGCCGTGCTGGACGATGCGGCCGAGGGATCGGGTCGTCTCGAGCTGCAGGTGGATCCCACCAGCTACGCCCCGTTCGTGGGCGGTCTGACCCCGGCGATCGAGATCGTGCTCGACCAGGCCGCGCTCTCGGAGCGGGAGACCGGGGTGAGCGTGGGCATCATCATCGCGGCCTCCCGCACCCGGCACCCGCTGGACGCGCGCACCCTGGCGCGCCTGGCCGCCAGGAACGCGGGGCCGGTCATCGGCTTCGGCCTGTCGAACGACGAGCGCCGCGGCACGACGGCCGACTTCGGACCCGCGTTCCGCATCGCCCGGGAGGCCGGCCTGCTGTCGGTCCCGCACGGCGGTGAGCTGCTCGGCCCCGCGCATGTGCGGGACGTGGTGGACCATCTGCATCCGCACCGCCTGGGCCACGGGGTGCGCACGGCGGAGGATCCCGAGCTGCTGGCCCGGGTGGTCGATGCCGGGATCGGCCTCGAGGTGTGCCCCGCCTCCAACGCCTCGCTGGGCGTCGTGGAGCAGGCCGAGGACGTGCCGCTGCGGCGCCTGGTCGCCTCCGGTGCCCAGATCGCGCTGAGCGCCGACGACCCGCTCCTGTTCGATTCGCGGCTGCTGGACCAGTACGAGACGGCGCGCCGGATCGGCTTCGCCGATGCGGAGCTGGCCGGGCTCGCGGCCTCCTCGATCACGGTCTCCGCCGCCCCGGCCGCGGTGAAGCAGCGCCTGCTGGACGGGGTGCGGGAGTGGCTCGCAGCCCCCGCTCGATAGTCCCGGCTCGACACTCCCGGCTCAGCGGTCCTGTCCGGCGCCCTCCGAGGGCAGGGCGAGGAAGAACTCGGGGGCGGTGAAGCCCTGCTCCGCGAAGGCGGCCGCGATCGCCGCGGCGACCTCCTGCGCCTGCGAGGCCTCGACCAGAGCGATCGTCGACCCGCCGAAGCCGCCGCCGGTCATCCGGGCGCCGTGCGCACCGGCGCGCCGGGCCGCGTCCACCGCGACGTCCAGCTGCGGCACGGTCACCTCGTAGTCCTCGCGCAGCGAGTCGTGGGACGCGTTCAGCAGAGCGCCGAGCGCATCGACGTGCTCGCGCACGGTGCCCTCGGCCAGCAGCGCGTCGAAGTCCCGCACCCGCTGGATCTCGGTGATCACGTGGTGGGCGCGGCGGCGCACCACCTCGTCGTCGATCCGGCCCAGCAGCTCCTCGAGCTGCGCGGGATCGGCGTCCCGCAGGGTGTCCACCTCGAGCGCGCGGGCGGCGGTCTCGCTGTCCGCGCGCCGGGCGGTGTACTCGCCGTCCACGTGAGAGTGCTCGGCGCGGGTGTCGGTGATCAGCAGCGCGAGGTCCTGGGAGGCCAGGTCCCACGGCACCGGCCGCGTGGAGAAGTCGCGGCAGTCGAGGAAGAGGGCGTGACCCTCGCGGGAGAGCACCGAGGCGGACTGGTCCAGGCCGCCGGTGGAGGCGCCGGCGAAGTCGGTCTCCGCGGTGATCGTCGCGCGCACCCGGTCCAGCGGCTCGGTGCCCAGGGTCAGCAGCGCCTCGATCGCCTCCGCGGACGCGCACTCGAGGGCGGCGGAGCTGGAGAGGCCGGCGCCCA comes from Brachybacterium faecium DSM 4810 and encodes:
- a CDS encoding L-aspartate aminotransferase (PFAM: Aminotransferase class I and II); this translates as MTTDDASIPATSPQTSQHARISKRVGAIEPSATLAVDATAKALKAAGRPVIGFGAGEPDFPTPQHIVDAAIEAAQDPRNHRYSATGGLPELREALAESFSASTGLEIDPAQVLVTNGGKQAVFQTFATLLDPGDEVLLPAPYWTTYPEAIRQTGATEVPVLAGVDQNYVPTVEQLEAARTERTRALVLCSPSNPTGVVLTPEQIAEIGRWAHQHGIWVVTDEIYHSLTYDGMPFTSVLEAVPELAETTVLLGGVAKSFAMTGWRVGWMVGPADVIKAASNLQSHLTSHVNNIAQRAALAALTGPSEPVEQMREAFDRRRRLIVEKLSAVPGFTVPTPTGAFYVFPDVSGALGRTLRGREVTTSTELATVILEEAEVAAVPGEAFGAPGHLRFSYALNDDDIVEGIDRVAALLGE
- a CDS encoding adenosine deaminase (PFAM: Adenosine/AMP deaminase~TIGRFAM: adenosine deaminase); the protein is MTTAEGAGRDLAALPKAHLHLHFTGSMRPSTLWELAAERGIRLPRSLTDDVALQVEPTRRGWFRFQRQYDAARAVVDSEAAMRRILHEAVLDDAAEGSGRLELQVDPTSYAPFVGGLTPAIEIVLDQAALSERETGVSVGIIIAASRTRHPLDARTLARLAARNAGPVIGFGLSNDERRGTTADFGPAFRIAREAGLLSVPHGGELLGPAHVRDVVDHLHPHRLGHGVRTAEDPELLARVVDAGIGLEVCPASNASLGVVEQAEDVPLRRLVASGAQIALSADDPLLFDSRLLDQYETARRIGFADAELAGLAASSITVSAAPAAVKQRLLDGVREWLAAPAR
- a CDS encoding galactokinase (PFAM: GHMP kinases C terminal; GHMP kinases N terminal domain; Galactokinase galactose-binding signature~TIGRFAM: galactokinase); translated protein: MTSADPVASLAPTDADGVDRAAVELSAAPDRAEAAERAAQLFEESFGYAPDGVWSAPGRVNIIGEHVDYQDGLCLPMAISHRCFAAAARTPTDRLRLRSAQDETVLDIDARELAPGNVTGWPAYVAGVLWALRARISGASTRGMDIMIDGQVPLGAGLSSSAALECASAEAIEALLTLGTEPLDRVRATITAETDFAGASTGGLDQSASVLSREGHALFLDCRDFSTRPVPWDLASQDLALLITDTRAEHSHVDGEYTARRADSETAARALEVDTLRDADPAQLEELLGRIDDEVVRRRAHHVITEIQRVRDFDALLAEGTVREHVDALGALLNASHDSLREDYEVTVPQLDVAVDAARRAGAHGARMTGGGFGGSTIALVEASQAQEVAAAIAAAFAEQGFTAPEFFLALPSEGAGQDR